In one Antennarius striatus isolate MH-2024 chromosome 1, ASM4005453v1, whole genome shotgun sequence genomic region, the following are encoded:
- the kars1 gene encoding lysine--tRNA ligase isoform X1, whose product MLCLARAFRQALGVRGQWLKYVPPPSAAVPAQIYGIRWRGDKSEIKRRLKAEKKAAEKDAKVREQAEQKAELNDQGGQHACADEETLDPNQYFKIRSQAIQELKGTVEDPYPHKFHVDISLTEFIEKYDHLQPGDHLTDVVLNLSGRVHAKRVSGAKLLFYDLRGEGVKLQVMANSRNYKSEADFVTINNKLRRGDIIGVRGNPGKTKKGELSIIPIELTLLSPCLHMLPHLHFGLKDKETRFRQRYLDLILNDYVRQKFITRAKIITYVRSFLDQLGFLEIETPMMNIIPGGAVARPFVTYHNELDMNLYMRIAPELYHKMLVVGGMDRVYEIGRQFRNEGIDLTHNPEFTTCEFYMAYADYNDLMEITEKLVSGMVKHITGGFKVTYHPDGPEGQAYEIDFTPPFRRVSMTRDLEKIMGVKFPPPHSYNTDETRKFFDELCAQKGVECPPPRTTARLLDKLVGDFLEVTCVNPTFICDHPQVMSPLAKWHRSEKGLTERFELFVMKKEICNAYTELNDPVRQRELFEQQAKAKAEGDDEAMFIDETFCTALEYGLPPTAGWGMGIDRLTMFLTDSNNIKEVLLFPAMKPDDNKTSVPTEGTSI is encoded by the exons ATGCTGTGTCTGGCCAGAGCATTCAGGCAAGCCCTTGGGGTCAGGGGACAATGGTTAAAATATGTACCCCCACCATCGGCTGCAGTACCTGCTCAAATTTATGGAATACGTTGGAGAGGTGACAAAAG TGAGATAAAGAGACGGctgaaagctgaaaagaagGCAGCTGAGAAAGACGCCAAAGTCAGAGAACAGGCTGAGCAAAAGGCGGAATTGAATGATCAGGGAGGCCAACATGCCTGTGCAGATGAGGAGACGCTTGACCCAAAT CAATACTTCAAGATTCGCTCCCAGGCCATCCAGGAGCTCAAGGGGACAGTGGAGGACCCATACCCACACAAGTTTCATGTTGATATTTCACTCACAGAGTTTATTGAGAAATACGACCATCTACAGCCTGGTGACCACCTGACCGATGTTGTCCTTAATCTATCAG GCCGTGTCCATGCTAAGAGGGTTTCTGGTGCCAAGCTGCTGTTCTACGACCTGCGAGGTGAAGGAGTCAAGTTGCAAGTTATGGCAAACTCCAG GAACTACAAGTCAGAGGCGGACTTTGTGACCATCAACAACAAGCTGCGCCGTGGTGATATCATTGGTGTTCGTGGTAATCCAGGGAAGACCAAAAAAGGAGAATTGAGCATCATTCCTATAGAGCTGACCCTGCTGTCTCCGTGCCTGCACATGTTGCCCCATCTCCACTTTGGCCTCAAAGACAAG GAAACAAGATTCCGCCAGCGCTACTTGGACTTGATTCTCAACGATTATGTAAGGCAGAAGTTTATAACTCGCGCCAAAATCATCACGTATGTGCGCAGCTTCCTGGACCAGCTTGGCTTTTTAGAA ATTGAGACTCCCATGATGAATATCATTCCTGGAGGAGCTGTGGCCCGTCCGTTCGTCACTTACCACAATGAGCTCGACATGAACCTGTACATGAGGATCGCGCCTGAGCTCTACCACAAG ATGCTTGTGGTTGGTGGAATGGACAGGGTGTATGAGATCGGTCGCCAGTTCAGGAATGAAGGCATTGATCTTACTCATAATCCAGAGTTCACCACCTGTGAATTCTACATGGCGTATGCAGATTACAATGACCTGATGGAAATCACAGAGAAACTAGTCTCAG GAATGGTGAAGCACATCACTGGAGGATTCAAGGTGACCTATCACCCTGATGGACCAGAGGGACAAGCCTATGAGATTGACTTCACTCCACCATTCCGAAGAGTCAGCATGACACGTGACCTGGAGAAGATTATGGGAGTCAAGTTTCCTCCACCTCACAGCTACAACACTGATG AGACACGCAAATTCTTTGATGAACTTTGTGCACAAAAAGGAGTTGAATGTCCCCCTCCCCGGACCACTGCACGGCTTCTTGATAAG TTGGTTGGAGATTTCCTTGAGGTCACCTGTGTCAACCCCACGTTCATCTGTGATCACCCCCAAGTCATGAGTCCTTTAGCAAAATG GCACAGATCAGAGAAAGGCTTAACGGAGCGTTTTGAGCTCTTTGTGATGAAGAAGGAAATCTGCAATGCTTACACTGAGTTGAATGATCCAGTAAGACAGAGGGAGCTTTTTGAGCAGCAGGCTAAG GCCAAAGCCGAGGGTGATGATGAAGCCATGTTTATTGATGAGACCTTTTGCACAGCACTGGAATATGGACTGCCACCGACCGCCGGTTGGGGGATGGGTATTGATCGTCTGACTATGTTCCTCACTGACTCCAACAACATCAAG GAGGTGTTGCTCTTTCCTGCCATGAAGCCTGATGACAACAAAACTTCGGTACCCACTGAGGGAACCTCCATCTAA
- the kars1 gene encoding lysine--tRNA ligase isoform X2, giving the protein MADVTAVDGGKLSKNEIKRRLKAEKKAAEKDAKVREQAEQKAELNDQGGQHACADEETLDPNQYFKIRSQAIQELKGTVEDPYPHKFHVDISLTEFIEKYDHLQPGDHLTDVVLNLSGRVHAKRVSGAKLLFYDLRGEGVKLQVMANSRNYKSEADFVTINNKLRRGDIIGVRGNPGKTKKGELSIIPIELTLLSPCLHMLPHLHFGLKDKETRFRQRYLDLILNDYVRQKFITRAKIITYVRSFLDQLGFLEIETPMMNIIPGGAVARPFVTYHNELDMNLYMRIAPELYHKMLVVGGMDRVYEIGRQFRNEGIDLTHNPEFTTCEFYMAYADYNDLMEITEKLVSGMVKHITGGFKVTYHPDGPEGQAYEIDFTPPFRRVSMTRDLEKIMGVKFPPPHSYNTDETRKFFDELCAQKGVECPPPRTTARLLDKLVGDFLEVTCVNPTFICDHPQVMSPLAKWHRSEKGLTERFELFVMKKEICNAYTELNDPVRQRELFEQQAKAKAEGDDEAMFIDETFCTALEYGLPPTAGWGMGIDRLTMFLTDSNNIKEVLLFPAMKPDDNKTSVPTEGTSI; this is encoded by the exons ATGGCTGACGTAACAGCGGTGGACGGAGGGAAACTCAGCAaaaa TGAGATAAAGAGACGGctgaaagctgaaaagaagGCAGCTGAGAAAGACGCCAAAGTCAGAGAACAGGCTGAGCAAAAGGCGGAATTGAATGATCAGGGAGGCCAACATGCCTGTGCAGATGAGGAGACGCTTGACCCAAAT CAATACTTCAAGATTCGCTCCCAGGCCATCCAGGAGCTCAAGGGGACAGTGGAGGACCCATACCCACACAAGTTTCATGTTGATATTTCACTCACAGAGTTTATTGAGAAATACGACCATCTACAGCCTGGTGACCACCTGACCGATGTTGTCCTTAATCTATCAG GCCGTGTCCATGCTAAGAGGGTTTCTGGTGCCAAGCTGCTGTTCTACGACCTGCGAGGTGAAGGAGTCAAGTTGCAAGTTATGGCAAACTCCAG GAACTACAAGTCAGAGGCGGACTTTGTGACCATCAACAACAAGCTGCGCCGTGGTGATATCATTGGTGTTCGTGGTAATCCAGGGAAGACCAAAAAAGGAGAATTGAGCATCATTCCTATAGAGCTGACCCTGCTGTCTCCGTGCCTGCACATGTTGCCCCATCTCCACTTTGGCCTCAAAGACAAG GAAACAAGATTCCGCCAGCGCTACTTGGACTTGATTCTCAACGATTATGTAAGGCAGAAGTTTATAACTCGCGCCAAAATCATCACGTATGTGCGCAGCTTCCTGGACCAGCTTGGCTTTTTAGAA ATTGAGACTCCCATGATGAATATCATTCCTGGAGGAGCTGTGGCCCGTCCGTTCGTCACTTACCACAATGAGCTCGACATGAACCTGTACATGAGGATCGCGCCTGAGCTCTACCACAAG ATGCTTGTGGTTGGTGGAATGGACAGGGTGTATGAGATCGGTCGCCAGTTCAGGAATGAAGGCATTGATCTTACTCATAATCCAGAGTTCACCACCTGTGAATTCTACATGGCGTATGCAGATTACAATGACCTGATGGAAATCACAGAGAAACTAGTCTCAG GAATGGTGAAGCACATCACTGGAGGATTCAAGGTGACCTATCACCCTGATGGACCAGAGGGACAAGCCTATGAGATTGACTTCACTCCACCATTCCGAAGAGTCAGCATGACACGTGACCTGGAGAAGATTATGGGAGTCAAGTTTCCTCCACCTCACAGCTACAACACTGATG AGACACGCAAATTCTTTGATGAACTTTGTGCACAAAAAGGAGTTGAATGTCCCCCTCCCCGGACCACTGCACGGCTTCTTGATAAG TTGGTTGGAGATTTCCTTGAGGTCACCTGTGTCAACCCCACGTTCATCTGTGATCACCCCCAAGTCATGAGTCCTTTAGCAAAATG GCACAGATCAGAGAAAGGCTTAACGGAGCGTTTTGAGCTCTTTGTGATGAAGAAGGAAATCTGCAATGCTTACACTGAGTTGAATGATCCAGTAAGACAGAGGGAGCTTTTTGAGCAGCAGGCTAAG GCCAAAGCCGAGGGTGATGATGAAGCCATGTTTATTGATGAGACCTTTTGCACAGCACTGGAATATGGACTGCCACCGACCGCCGGTTGGGGGATGGGTATTGATCGTCTGACTATGTTCCTCACTGACTCCAACAACATCAAG GAGGTGTTGCTCTTTCCTGCCATGAAGCCTGATGACAACAAAACTTCGGTACCCACTGAGGGAACCTCCATCTAA